One stretch of Acaryochloris sp. CCMEE 5410 DNA includes these proteins:
- a CDS encoding transposase, with protein MSLQPHAPGFIPEETIRVAHAAFPKGNVFMALREEIGTIYTDQDFSALYPAQGQPAISPWRLALICVMQFMEGLTDRKAADAVRSRIDWKYALGLELTDSGFDFSVLCEFRQRLIQSHTEQHLLDLLLQRCQEKEWLKAGGKQRTDATHVIAHIRMLNRLEGIGETLRAVLNEIAGIDPDWLQQWVPQDWYGRYALPVEEYHLPKGIAARQNTLK; from the coding sequence ATGTCACTTCAACCGCATGCTCCTGGTTTTATACCTGAAGAAACTATTCGTGTTGCACATGCTGCATTCCCTAAAGGCAATGTGTTCATGGCTTTAAGAGAAGAGATAGGAACCATCTACACCGATCAAGACTTCTCAGCTTTATATCCAGCTCAAGGTCAACCTGCTATTAGTCCCTGGCGCTTAGCTCTAATCTGTGTCATGCAGTTTATGGAAGGACTGACTGATCGGAAGGCAGCAGATGCTGTCCGCAGTCGAATTGATTGGAAATATGCGCTAGGACTAGAATTAACCGATTCAGGATTTGATTTCTCGGTGCTATGTGAATTCCGTCAGCGTCTTATCCAAAGTCATACGGAACAGCATCTACTCGATCTCTTGTTGCAACGATGCCAAGAGAAAGAATGGCTCAAAGCAGGTGGTAAGCAACGAACAGACGCCACCCATGTCATCGCTCATATTCGGATGCTGAATCGACTTGAAGGTATTGGAGAAACCTTGCGAGCGGTGCTGAACGAGATCGCTGGAATTGATCCTGATTGGTTGCAGCAATGGGTTCCACAAGATTGGTATGGCCGTTACGCATTACCAGTAGAAGAGTATCATCTGCCTAAGGGAATAGCAGCACGCCAAAACACGCTGAAATGA
- a CDS encoding ISKra4 family transposase → MNIKITLVIESDEGAIEFEQEVAQLKRDHLSSATLGLTLGESKRMLQTIQQEIVEAQVDDYIEQQTPCPDCGQPRKHKGRHQIVYRSVFGQLQLDSPRLFHCSCKSHAKKSFSPLTQLLGERTSPEYLYLQTKFAALMSYGLSVDLLTEVLPLDGQINISSVRNHVHELGQRLDDQLGEEQLMFADGCPRDWEQLPRPDLPLVVGIDGGYIKRYPDKDNESSKSFEVIVGKSIPDTGASKCLGFVQTYDVKPKRRLFEMLQSQGMQMNQQVTFLSDGGDSVRSLQMYMNPQAEHLLDWFHITMRITVLGQYLKGVKHYDPEKGEQMIDRLDNHIKWHLWHGNVFRAMEHIDSLEMDTEGLEIEYPKLDKMAKAISEFRVYIENNQDFIQNYGERYRCGERISTGFVESAVNQVIAKRMEKKQQMRWTPKGAHLLLQVRTKVLNGEWKNKIREWGLRGNGCCWRMYYERFFCIIKT, encoded by the coding sequence ATGAACATCAAAATCACTCTGGTCATTGAATCTGATGAGGGAGCCATAGAGTTTGAACAAGAAGTGGCCCAGCTCAAACGCGATCACCTTTCTTCAGCAACTTTGGGGCTGACCTTGGGTGAGTCAAAGCGGATGCTTCAGACTATTCAGCAAGAGATAGTAGAAGCCCAGGTGGACGACTACATTGAGCAGCAAACCCCCTGCCCAGATTGTGGTCAACCTCGTAAACATAAAGGTCGACACCAGATAGTTTATCGAAGCGTTTTCGGCCAGCTGCAATTGGATAGTCCACGATTATTTCATTGCAGCTGCAAAAGCCATGCTAAGAAGAGTTTTAGCCCGTTGACGCAGTTGCTTGGTGAGCGAACATCGCCTGAGTATCTGTACTTGCAAACAAAGTTTGCGGCATTGATGTCCTATGGTCTCAGCGTCGATTTGCTGACTGAAGTGCTTCCACTGGATGGGCAGATCAATATTTCAAGTGTCCGCAACCATGTCCACGAGCTAGGTCAGAGACTCGATGACCAATTGGGAGAGGAGCAATTGATGTTTGCGGACGGATGCCCCCGTGATTGGGAACAGTTGCCCCGTCCTGATCTACCTCTGGTTGTTGGGATTGATGGTGGTTATATCAAGCGCTATCCAGATAAAGATAATGAATCCAGTAAATCGTTTGAAGTCATAGTAGGCAAGAGTATTCCTGATACAGGAGCAAGTAAGTGTTTGGGGTTTGTCCAAACCTATGATGTCAAACCCAAGCGTCGGTTATTTGAGATGCTGCAGTCTCAGGGAATGCAGATGAACCAGCAAGTGACGTTCCTATCGGATGGCGGGGATTCAGTGCGTTCTTTGCAGATGTATATGAATCCCCAAGCGGAGCATTTACTCGACTGGTTTCATATCACGATGAGGATTACGGTGCTGGGCCAATACCTCAAAGGGGTGAAACACTATGATCCTGAAAAGGGAGAGCAAATGATTGATCGCCTAGACAACCATATCAAGTGGCATCTGTGGCATGGCAATGTGTTTAGGGCAATGGAGCACATTGATTCTCTGGAGATGGATACTGAGGGTTTGGAGATCGAGTATCCAAAGCTCGACAAGATGGCAAAGGCGATTAGTGAGTTCCGAGTTTATATCGAAAATAACCAGGACTTTATTCAAAATTATGGGGAGCGATATCGTTGTGGAGAAAGGATTTCAACGGGGTTTGTCGAGTCGGCTGTCAACCAAGTGATTGCCAAGCGGATGGAGAAAAAGCAACAGATGCGCTGGACACCCAAGGGGGCTCATTTACTGCTTCAGGTGAGGACTAAGGTTCTTAATGGTGAGTGGAAAAATAAAATCCGAGAATGGGGTTTACGGGGCAATGGATGCTGTTGGCGAATGTACTACGAGAGATTTTTTTGTATTATCAAAACCTGA